The nucleotide sequence GCTTAAATTGTCATTTGCTTTAATTGCAGCTTTACAAGCAATTTTAGCAATCGCATCATATTTTACTTCCCAAGTTTCACCTGAACCCATATTCTTTAGATTGTCAAGTATATCCACAAACAAACGTTTAAAGTCTGGCTTTCCAAGTAACATAGGTACTTCTCTTATACTCAATGTATTTTCTCCAAACATTTCTATAGAAAAACCTGTACTTTTAAATATATCTTTATTTTCAATATAATATGAAAAATCATCTGTTGATAATTCTAAAATTTCAGGTGAAATTAATAATTGAGATACAATTTTGTGATTTTTTATGTCATTTTTATATTTTTCAAATAGTATCTTCTCATGTGCTGCATGTTGGTCTATTATATAAAAAGTATCATTGTTTTCGCATAAAATATAGGTGTTATGAAATTGTCCTATTATATTTAGTTTAGGAAACTTTGGCGGCATATTTTCGTTCATATTTTCATGTATCACACTCTTATTTATAGTATTGGGCTTTAGATTGTTGTACGTTGCATCAACATTCTGCTTATATATATCTTCATTACTTCCATCTTTTTTATTTATATAATAATTTTTAGTATCATCTTTTAAGTCTATTGGTATTTGAACTGATTCATTTTTTAAATAACCTTTATTTATTTCAGCATTACCTTTATTGTTTAAAATATTGCCTTTAATATTTTGAGAATCAATATTAAATGATTCTTTTATACTTTCGCGTAAAGCTTCATGTACAGTGTCAAATACGACTTTAAATATATACCTATCATCACTGAACTTAACCTCAGATTTAGTTGGATGTACATTCACGTCTATATATTCTGGAAATATATCTATAAATACAATAAAAAATGGATGCTTATTTATCATAATAAATGATTTAAAAGCATTTTCTACGGCGGCAGTTATAAGTTTACTTTTTATATATCTCTTATTTACAAATATACTCTGATTGTTTCTACTTCCTCGACTTATTTCAGAGTTACCTATATAACCATATATAGATATAGTATCAAAATGCTTTTCGAAACTTGTTATATTATTACATATGGTTTTACCATATATAGATCTTATAGCATCCACTATATTTGATGTGCCATAGGTATTTACTGTTTTTTTACCATTATTTATAAGTTTGAAACTTATGTTAGGATTACAAAGTGCAAGTCTGTTTATTATATCAGATATATAGGAAGTTTCCCTACTTGAGGATTTCAAAAATTTTTGTCTTGCAGGAACATTAAAAA is from Clostridium fermenticellae and encodes:
- the mutL gene encoding DNA mismatch repair endonuclease MutL, with protein sequence MKRINILNEDTFNKIAAGEVIEKPFSIVKELVENSIDAGAKNICVEIEDGGKKLIRATDDGIGIHPDDIEKAFMPHATSKIDNLEDIYKISTMGFRGEALASIAAVSHTILKTRTSNFDFGKEIIIDGGFINKITEAAANIGTSVEVKDIFFNVPARQKFLKSSSRETSYISDIINRLALCNPNISFKLINNGKKTVNTYGTSNIVDAIRSIYGKTICNNITSFEKHFDTISIYGYIGNSEISRGSRNNQSIFVNKRYIKSKLITAAVENAFKSFIMINKHPFFIVFIDIFPEYIDVNVHPTKSEVKFSDDRYIFKVVFDTVHEALRESIKESFNIDSQNIKGNILNNKGNAEINKGYLKNESVQIPIDLKDDTKNYYINKKDGSNEDIYKQNVDATYNNLKPNTINKSVIHENMNENMPPKFPKLNIIGQFHNTYILCENNDTFYIIDQHAAHEKILFEKYKNDIKNHKIVSQLLISPEILELSTDDFSYYIENKDIFKSTGFSIEMFGENTLSIREVPMLLGKPDFKRLFVDILDNLKNMGSGETWEVKYDAIAKIACKAAIKANDNLSSFEMEHIIDKLRFLDDPFTCPHGRPTIIKITLNQFEKKFKRIQ